The window tatatatatatatatatatatatacttatcattaattattaaaaaaaaaaataaaatttacaaaataaaatatatgtaaatatatttgacACGTTTTATTCCTTCGTTTTTGTAGATTTTTTTCTAAAGAGACTTTTAATTCTGTCAGTAAAAgtttttttcttatgtAATGTTTTGTCATCATTATCTACTCCTTTATTCTTTGCATTGGaaacatttttatcatttgtttgttctttatttttagtatctttatttattgattGTTCTTCTGGTACCACATTTTTGatcttttcattttttttaattgaTGGTTCAGTTGCTTGTTTTTGTGGTTGTGACACTTGATCTTCTCTCTTTTCTTTAAATGGATCTGTAGGTGGTCTATTcaatttttgtttttcttcaGGTGTTAATACTTTCTGAGCATTAGAAACATTGctattattaatattattttttcttgCATGATCATTAGTAGTATTATTAGTTGACACATTTGATGTCGTTTTTATGGTACCTTCTCCTACGGTTggttttttaaaattatcactttctttcatattattattaacacttttattattattggTAGAGGCTTGTGGTTTGTTGGGAGGGttactactattattaGTAGTACCAGTATTATTCATTCTAGTATCAGTATGAGGATTAGATTTTATTTGTGTTTCGTtgttaaattttttattatttaaattattatttgcATTATTATTAAGATTACTACtttttgtattatcataattattatatgctACATTACTACGTTGTTGATATTTATCCATACCTGCTTTTGCCATACCACTgtttacattattatttgtattgTTTGTTGTATTATTACCGCTTGGATTACTTCTTACTGGACCATTATTACTAGGTTTGGTTGCGCTCACAGGTTTTctattatttgtattattgttgtaagttctattatcatatttacgggcattattataatttgcATTTGCCATTTTGTTCACgtgtaaataaaaatatttataatgctgcaacaaattatatatgtatatataaatatatatatcaacttatttataattgcttcaaaaaaaaagtactAGTAGTATAATcaatagatatatattatatatatattatatatatattatatatattatatatatttatttatttatatattatatatataacaagGCATGcgttttaaatatatatatatatatatatatataatatataatttttttttcatatactatagatatatatttttacaatatatacatgagaaaaatgttatatgtataaagGGGCGGAGGCGTgaatgtaaaaaaaaaaaaaaaaaaaacatagatattcttttttattttataaattaaataattattcactttgaaatattattcaaatataaataaacaaataaatatacttttattataaaaaataaaaacataaaaatatataaaatgaaaagaaaaaaaaaaaaaaaaaaaaaaaaaatttttatttataatataaatatataataaNNNNNNNNNNNNNNNNNNNNNNNNNNNNNNNNNNNNNNNNNNNNNNNNNNNNNNNNNNNNNNNNNNNNNNNNNNNNNNNNNNNNNNNNNNNNNNNNNNNNaaaaaaaaaaaaaaaaaaaatataaatatttttttatttaaaaaattaaataattattaaaattaaaaaaataaaaaaaaataaaaaaaaaaaaaaaaataattttattaaaaaaaaaaaaaaaaaaaaaatatataaaatgaaaaaaaaaaaaaaaaaaaaaaaaaaaaaaatctttagttataatataaatatataataataacaatataataatttgtaATCGCTACCaccatttttattaagaaaaaaaaaaaaaaagaaaaagaaaaaagataCCTCCTTTTTTGTTCTAATTATTTACAAtcaattaaaaaaaacaagttgaatttttcattttttttttttttttttatatttagatccagaaaaatataataataataatttatatttttaactttttcttaaataataaaaaaaatatatatatttatatatatatatattccaataatatttaaaaatttaataaaattagaaaaattcttttttaaaatatgtagtcgtaaaaaaaaatatataaaatattttttaataaataataaaaaaagaaaaaaaaaaaaaatttaatttaaataatattatatatataataatatatatatgtaaatatatatatttattattaatataatatataaaaatatataaaatatatttttttaataaaaattttaaaaatcataaaaaataatttaaatatatttataataaatttatatagaacattattatatatttattttattatatatataaaaataaatgacaaaaaattatattatgataatattaattttaattttatattaatatttttaataagtatttttaaaaaagaaaaagggaatattttattaatatattttttttttatatatataacaataattttttaatatgcgcattaaaaaaaaagaaaaaaaaaaataccagactattctattttttttttaaagaacATTTTCAGATctatgaaaaaaaaaaatatatatatatggtatatatttaataatatgtatataatataatataacaatgtcattattattatttaatattattatttattattacatatttatataaataatataaaatatatatataatataaacaattttatatatttt of the Plasmodium reichenowi strain SY57 chromosome 11, whole genome shotgun sequence genome contains:
- a CDS encoding hypothetical protein (conserved Plasmodium protein, unknown function), whose protein sequence is MANANYNNARKYDNRTYNNNTNNRKPVSATKPSNNGPVRSNPSGNNTTNNTNNNVNSGMAKAGMDKYQQRSNVAYNNYDNTKSSNLNNNANNNLNNKKFNNETQIKSNPHTDTRMNNTGTTNNSSNPPNKPQASTNNNKSVNNNMKESDNFKKPTVGEGTIKTTSNVSTNNTTNDHARKNNINNSNVSNAQKVLTPEEKQKLNRPPTDPFKEKREDQVSQPQKQATEPSIKKNEKIKNVVPEEQSINKDTKNKEQTNDKNVSNAKNKGVDNDDKTLHKKKTFTDRIKSLFRKKSTKTKE